TACCATCTTAGATCCCAATGAAGAAATTCTCACAATTGTCTGCTGCAAGATTAGGAAATTTGGCCAGTTGGAAATGCAATTTGCCCACCCTTTGTTTCGATTCCCTGCTACATGATTGAGAATTTCAGATGACTTTACCTGTGCATCATGAGGTTTAGCAGTTATGCGTAGACTGTAGTGATTGTTCAACTATGTAGCCACTGCCTGAATCAGTGCAACGGCTGTATGAATTCAGGTGCTCCGATACTTATGTTTTCATTTGCAATGTAGTGCTTGCTTTTCACAATGTGTTGTGTATGATCATGCATTGCTTTTGGCAAATACTTGGGTGTCTGTTCAATAGTGGATAATCTCATCACACTGCTTTATCTTGGCTGATTGCGTGATACAGTGCGAGGTGGCTGATTTATTGATTCATATGTATTTGTCCGTTCTTCAGAGCTTGTTGTAAACTTTTTGTACAGGGAACATTTGCCGGAGTCCTGCAGCTGAGGCTGTTTTCCGGAATCTCGTAAGCAAGCGTGGGCTTGACTCCAAGTTTCAAATAGATTCTGCTGGTACCATAGGATACCATGAGGTGATACCCTGCATTTACCTTGCTTATTTATACAGTCACTCAGTTTGGTAGTGGCATCACTACCAAACTCAAGGCTGACAATGTATTCTGTGGACCCAGGGTAACAAGGCAGACTCAAGGATGAGAGCAGCTTCAAAGAAGCGGGGGATTGATGTGACCTCAATATCCAGACCTATCAAACCCTCAGATTTCCGTGACTTCGATCTTATCCTTGCAATGGACAGGCAGAACTATGGTTCTCTCTCAGGCCCTGTTATTTGTGTTTCAGTACCTCTGGATTTATGCTGATGTATGCTGCTTGATacaattttgttttttacaCCATGCAGAAGATATATTGAACGCATTTGAGAGATGGAGACACAAGGAGCCCCTCCCTGACGGTGCACCCAACAAGGTTAGGGCACTTATTTAAGCTCAACATCTCTCAATCTTGACAAACTAGTATTCATTTCACATACATTTGTTTGGTCATTTTGATTTTGAGAACATACTCGTCCCTTCATAGTAGAAACAAAAGTGAGCCATGGGAACTCTAGAGGGCAACCTAATATTACCATGAAATATTAAACTGCACATCTGGTTTACACTTTTACTTTCTTTGCCTATGTTTTACTTCCGGTATTCTGTAGACTGATATGCTAATGGTACATCCTTCGGATATCTATAAACATGATAATAGATGAAAGACTATGCAACATTTCAATTGCCATATTAACTCTTGGTGTTTCTGAAATTTCTTTAGCTTGTGCTACTTTAGCAAAGCACACTTTATTTTGGCATGTGTGTAATTGCTTAGTTTTATACAGCGTAGGCACTCACCTGCTCTTATTTGCTTGATGTGATGCTTATTTTAGTTTAGGGGCTTACCTTGTTAACAATGCCTGCAAAGGGCAATTTTGTTTGTTGGTTAATTATCTATGTAAAGAGCACTCCTTTCCTTCTCTGCTTGATACCTTTCTTTTATTCTTGCTGCTAGCCTATTTAAAAAGTTTAAGGGAAACTACTGaatactatttttttaattttttgtcatatttttcaaatatttatTCGTATTCGTTCACGAAAGCTCAAAGCCTCACACCTATGCAACTATTACCTGTATATTTATTAGGTTAAGCTGATGTGCTCCTACTGCAAACGACATACCGAATCTGAAGTCCCAGATCCTTATTATGGAGGCCCTCAGGGATTTGAAAAGGTCAGTAGCTTTTACTTTCTACTCAGTAACAAGTTTGCAACTACTTTTTCTATCCTATGAGATGAGATTTTGTCCCAGGGGCAATTGAGTATGAATGCCGTGGTCCCGCAACATGTTCATATCCTAGCTTAGTGTGAACAGGGCATGCCTTCATCTATGCTTTCCATTTAGGGCTTGCATTCTGAGTGACTTAGACCATAGATATGCAGGAGCTCTGCCAAGTATTTCTTCATCAAATTTTATATCTAAACAACTCCTGAACTTTCAATGGCTTTTGTATAATAACCATTACATGTCAGCAATCGCTTTTGGAATATGATCATACCTGCAAAGTGACTTAAGTAAATAGTCTTCTTTTGATACGAAGAGAAAAAAATGTGATGCAATAATAAATTAGATTACATTAACTAACCATGGGAAATAAAAAAGCTAGGATTTGTTCCACATCCTTAATTTAATTTTGCTGACACATCAATGCTGAGTCACCAATTCATGATACTCTGATATATTCTCATACTCAGCCCCTTGTATAGTTGGATGTGATAACCATTTTACCATCCTAGCTATTGTCATGTATTACGTCTACATAATAGCACACTCTTCTTGCACAAGATCTGCACAAGATCTACACGAAAAGCACATTTGCGCTTGATATGTTTCTTTGTTCTAATAACTAATAAGTGATCCTGGGGCAATGCTTTCAGGTCTTGGATTTATTGGAAGATGCATGCGAGTCACTGCTTGATAGCATCGTGGCCGACAATGCAAAACATTTCTGCATGACCTTGGATATGTACATCTGCAGGCAATGAAATCTCCACATTTTCATCACACACCTTTTTTTCGGATGCATGGTTATCTGTAGGCTGTAGCATATATGCGCTGTTGGAGTCATTTGGTTGCAACATTGATCATGTTCCCAGGCGTTGGTTGGGATTTGTATCTGCCACCATCCTTATGCAGCATCCTGATATTAATCCTCTGTATGTGTGTTGCGATCTGTGGCATACAGAAACATACTCACCATGGTTCCTTTCCACTCAGATAATCAGAaacaatatgaaggggcctacATTCTTATGCCCATCTGACGTACCAATTTTGCATAGAACTGTatgaacaaatttttttctttctttgaatTTTGCAGAATGTTTCTTTACATCTCGCAATTCATCCTACGATCACCAATCATCAGGAAAACATACTCATCATTCACAGGCGACATTGGGCGCCGGTCACCGGCGGTAGCACTGCACGTGCAAGAAGAATCCACCGGGCGActggcccctcgccgccgtgtcGTCGGCCATCCACAGCCTGCCCTCCTTCTCCGCCCTGGCCTTGACCATGAACTGCGCCCccgcgccagcgccggcgccgccccggccgccgaaCCACCAGTCGTGCACGTCCCACATGACGTCGACCACCTCCCCGTCGgccagcacggcggcgcggtTGCCCCGGAAGCCCCACCCCACCCGCCGCACCTCCGCCACCTTCTCCCCGTCGATGCTCACCCGCAGCAGCCCGTCCCCGCCCCTGCACGCGTGCACGGCCACCTCgtgctcgtcgccgccgtcgcggaaCCGGCACCGCGtgacgtgcgccgccgccgcgccccgcagcTGCTCGCGCCGGCTGACGAggcccgcggcgccgcgcgggacggcggcgccgaggccgaggcggcgggagagctcgcgcgccgcggcgcccgcgccgaggaggagcgcgAGCTCGGCGTCGGCCACGACGGCGAGGCCGTAGTCGCGCTCGGGCTCCGGGGACGCGGACGGGTACTTGGCCTCCGCGGTGTCCCAGTGCACGCCGACGGCCGTGCCGGCGCCGGTGACGAGCGTCCGGCTCCCCCGCTTCTTCTGCAGCAGCACCTGGCggctccccgccggcgacgacgccgagccgtcgtcgtcgaatgcgacggcgacgccggccGCTCCCGCGGCGCTGCGGGTCCACGTGACCCGGACGAGCATCTCCTTGCCCGAGGACAGGACGGCCCTGTACACGGCCGTGGTCGCCGCCTGCAGCGAGCGGTGGAGCGCGCCGCGGCccgagacggaggccgccgcgacGCTGACGGAGCCGTCGCCGAAGCAGGACAGCTCCCTCATTGCTCCGCCGCTGTTGGCAATGGCGATTCAACGCCGCAGCGGCCGCGAATCTTGCTGCCAATGCATCGGAGCCTCGGAGGCGACCACCGAACGGCGTTTTAATTGGGGAGCGTGCCGTTGGCTGAGCTTGCAGGGACAGGGAGGTGCCGGTCAAAGGACTCATTTAACGGCAAAAACCCACTGCAGGTACGTGCAGGTCTGGTCAAATAAGGAATTTTGTTAGCATTAAGATGTTAGGCaataatctttcaaaaaaaatgttaggCGATTTGACCAAAGATTATTCTCAGCTGTCAGCATGTTGCAGCCCGTCGCCATTGCTAGGCTGCTATCTACTATACAGTGCCCAACATTTTTTTGTACaacttttttctttattttttgcaAGATGGCAGTGCTGGCAAGTGACAGAGCGACCGTATCATATTCCGGCCTGGTATTAGAGTGCTTGACAGCGCCCTAACTCCTACCCAAGCAATGTCTAATGTCTTTTGTAATCGTCGCCACTGTTGTTGTCAGCGGACGCGTGTGTGGGCGTTGGGCTGTCAAGGAAGATACCAAACCAGGCGCCACGGCTAACAACATGGAACACGGAATGGCCCGTGATCCGAGTGGCGGATGACAGGAAGCCACATGCATGTGTCTTTGCGCTAGTAGCATTAGCATGGTTGGATTGGACTCGAGGTGGTTGCAACTGCCTTCGAAACGTGTTGGGCCGTGCTTTGCGCTAGTACTTTGCGTAACGCGGTTCCGGCCGGGCATCATTCCGAGCATCTTTTACGGTTCAGGAAGAAAAGATTTCCAATACTCTAGTTTCGGGGTCTTGTCAAAAAATCAGCCATCAGTAACATATTGGGAATGCAATTTTGGTGCATAAACGTGGAAATTGTAGGCCAAAATGTGAGGCATGGATTTTCAAAAATTTCGGAGGACGGTCATGCTCTTCACATCCAAAATATAATAATGTTAGGAAATGTGTATTTAAGATGATTGGCGACGCTCCTAACCAAAATGCGGTACAagtccctttttttttttttgagaaagcgGGACAACTCCCTTCTTGAAACTCGTTCGTGGTTGGGCCGCACTAAGCTGGGCCCAATGGGCTATGCAACGTCAAAATGTTTACTATCAGCCCGCTTCTTGTTTTGCGGTACAAAGCTCCCAAGTTTGGATCGCGACTATTCTCCGCGATCCAAATCCGGGGCTACACGCTGACCGCCGGATCGCGAACTGGCGGCCGAGATCGAGGCACTGAGTCGGTGGGGGCAGCATTTTGTTCCCAGGGAGCCCCTGCATCTTCTCCAACCATCACGAATCGCTCCTTCCACCGTTCGTCAAGCTCGCGCGGTCGCGAGGCTCCCCCAAAATCCCCAGAACCCTAGCAGAGCTCGAGCCCCCCCCACTCGCGATGGCGTCGGAGAGCGAGACGACGGCGGTGTCCACCATAACGAGCGCGACGGTCGACGACGGTGGCGCGCACGAGAGCAAGCGGGAGCTCGGCAATGGCGCGGCCACCACCCCCGGCGTGGggcaggaggaggacgaggagatgATAGGGCCGggcccggcgccggcgaagcAGCGGCAGAAGCGCCCGCTCCAGTTCGAGCAGGCCTTCCTTGACgccctcccctccgccgccatgTGCGTTTTCTCCTCCCTCGCTGTTTGGGCTCAGGATTTTAGGGGGGCGTTGTGGCTCACGGTGGTGTTTGGTTTTGCAGGTACGAGAAGAGCTATATGCACCGGGACGTCGTCACCCACGTCGCCGTCTCTCCGGCCGACTTCTTCATCACTGGGAGCGCAGATGGTGATCCCTTTAACACTCTCCTATCATGTCTTAGTTCCTGTGTTACAGTGGTTTTTGGTACTCGCTGAATTAGCTTATTGCCACCTCTGCTAGTTTTCAATTTGTCGGAATGATATATGCAAGTGGCGAGCTATTCTATGTTGTGATTGCTTTGGATTCAAATTTAGGGCTTAGGTTCTGTGAAGTGCCATTGCTTGTCTTGGAACAGCACTATTGAATTGCTTAGATCTATGCAGGAATGTATGTTGTTGAGTTAATGGTGAATGGTGTTTGCTTCAGCCTCAAACTGGTGCATAATCACATAATCgccttgtttttcttttgttttaggTCACCTCAAGTTTTGGAAGAAGAAACCTGTTGGGATTGAATTTGCTAAACATTTTCGGTCTCATCTCAGTCCCATCGAAGGCCTAGCTGTGAGTGCCCGCATTCTTAGGTTTATTTTCTCGATTCAGAGGCTTGCTAGTTGCTACTCTGAGTCATTTCACCCCTACCAGTGGTAGTGGTAGTACGGACAACTGCAAATTATAGCATGGTTCAGTAATGCAGGTGAGCGTTGATGGATTGCTTTGCTGCACGATATCCAGCGATCGTTCTGTGAAGATATATGATGTTGTAAACTATGACATGATGTTCATGATGCGTCTCCCATTTGTTCCTGGGGCTATTGAGTGGGTTCATCGAGAGGGGGATGTCAAACCAAAACTTGCTGTCAGTGACCGAAATACACCTTTTGTTCACATATATGATACTCATTCTGGTTCAAACGATCCAATCATCTCCAAAGAGGTATTCTGCTGTAGCCTTCATTGTTTGTTTGTATAATTCCTGTTGATTTACAAGAGGACCCTAAACGTGTGAGCTTCTTTATTATCCGCAGATTCATGCTGGTCCTGTTAAAGTAATGAAATATAACCATGTGCATGATGTTGTGATATCTGCTGATGCCAGAGGACTGTTAGACTACTGGTCTCCATCTACCCTCAACTTTCCAGATCAAGAGTATGTTGTTGCTTGTTTGCAGTTACTTTTAACTTGACGTAGCCCCTAATACATAGTTAGGAAAACATTCTCCAATTCTCCTGAAAAACCGATGCATGCTTGGGCATATGTTTCCATCTTTCACCACCGTGGAAAACTTTATAACTGCATCCGCATACCTGCTATTATTTGTTCATCACAGTGAAACTAATTAGGTTCTATTATGTTTAGTAAAAGCGCATTTGCTCAAGAAATTACTAAGCGCGTAGAGCAGAGAATTTTGTTGCACATGTATATTCCCACCATACCATGGCTAGATCCTGGGGTTGTGTGGATCGGTACCACCCGAAAGTTCCTTGATTGATGTGTCTAGGATATATTTCACTTGTGGATGAATAAAGCCTAGCTCTATAATGCTCTAAAAAAGGGAAATAACATAATCAATGTATCAGCTTTAATCCTGTTTAGTATCGATAACCTATCTAGTTGTTTTTGGTTTGGATCTTTATTAATCCTATAACTATGTCAGCATATTCCTGTGGTCTCCCATTGTGATGCGCTAATATCTGCCCATCTTAACCCCTAGGCTAATGCATCAACTTGGACTTGCAAATAATTGGTATTTCTGTGTGTTTTGTGCAGAGTGAGGTTTCGTCTGAAAACAGatacaaatttatttgaaattgTAAAATGCAAGACAAGTGTGTCTGCTATCGAGGTAAATTTTTTTATTCCTGATATGATTTAAATAAGTTTCTTCATTCAGGCTATGTAGGCATTTGTATCTGAATTTGTGAACATACTGAACCATATATGATTAGCTGAATTTTTAAATCAAAGTAAATTATTAGATACAGTAAACAGTGCCTAGAGTATTTTGAAATTTGACACTTCAAAGAAATAATGGGTTGGACAGTGTTATCCTTCAGATTGCGCATTGAATAACTCTGCTAAATGATTTGGTGTTGTTCAGGTGAGCAATGATGGCAGTCAATTTGCTGTCACATCCCCTGATCGCAGGATACGGGTGTTTTGGTTTAAATCTGGAAAACTAAGACGTGTATATGATGAGTCTCTAGAGGTAAGAAGTTTACCCCTGGTAAATGTTTGCAGAGCAAAGGTTATAATATTGTATTCTTATTCCCAATTGAATATTGTCATTTCTAGGTGGCACAAGATCTTCAAAGAAGTGATGTTCCATTGTATCACCTTGAGGCTATTGATTTTGGGCGCCGAATGGCTGTGGAGAAGGAAATAGAGAAAACAGAAAATGTTCCACAACCTAATGCTGTCTTTGATGAAAGCTGCAACTTTCTTATTTATGCTACTCTTTTGGGCATAAAGGTATGCTATGCTTCTTTCTTTCCAATTATGGTTTGTATATTTCAGTATTATTAGACTGTATGTTATATTCCTTTTGTTATCTTACATTCGTGATGATCAAAGTTTCTGCCAGAGATTCAGAGATTCTTTAAGGCTAAGATGTCATaggattttcttattcttatgTGTTTGCATCTTACATGGGCTGATTGATGGTTTAACTAGAAGATCATGCCACTGAGATCTTAGTCATATACTCCTCAAgtccaaacaaataaaaataattcatTCAGTGTCTTCATTCCTTCTGTGTCCAGCTGGGGCTCTTCCATGTTTCCTCTGTTGAGTTACATTGCATAAATGGAAGATAGGTCATTCTTTACCTTTGCTGATTGCATATATGCATCATAGTGTTCTTAAATCTTTTATATGCATCATAATGTTCTTAAACTTTTCTGTAAAACCTATTAACCACATCATACATGTTATCCAGATTGTAAATTTGCACACAAATAAGGTTTCACGCATCCTGGGGAAGGTAGAGAACAATGAGAGGTTTCTGAGAATCGCTCTATACCAAGGCGACAAAGGCAACAAGAAGGTTAGAAAAATTCCTTCAGTAGCTGCCAATGTCAATGATAGCAAAGAACCTTTATCAGACCCAACACTGCTATGCTGCGCTTTCAAGAAGCATCGAATATATCTCTTTAGGTATGCTACTCAATCATCTCCGGAGAGTTTCTCATTGACCAGTTCTATAGGTTTGCATGGTGAATTCCTCTTTAAAAGTCTGTTACATTTGTTGTTTTTGCGTAACATGGTGCTGCCTTTGTATTATTTTATTGTACCAGTCGTAGGGAACCTGAGGAACCTGAAGATGCAACTAAGGGTAGAGATGTATTCAATGAAAAACCACCACCAGAAGAGCTTTTGGCTGTATCAGATTTAGGAAAAACGGCTACAACATCATTGCCCGATAATTTGGTATGCTACTCCTTCGTCTGAAGGAACTTTGGTATCTGAATTGTTTTCTCAAAATTGCTTTTCGTGTGACTCGTGAGGGACTTGATTTCTTTCTTTGATTTTTAACCTATGGATCATCGGCCTTATGCCATATTTCAGGTGCTGCATACTTCTATGGGGGACATTCACTTGAGACTATATCCAGAAGAGTGTCCAAAAACTGTGGAAAACTTCACTACCCATTGCCGGAACGGTTATTATGACAATCTTATATTTCATCGTGTAATTAAAGGATTCATGATTCAGACTGGGGATCCTTTGGGGGATGGCACTGGTGGGCAATCCATCTGGGGCAGTGAATTCGAAGATGAATTTCACAAAAGGTATTTTATATGTTGTTTTTCTCATAGCATGGCAAATAGGAGTGTTTGTTTCTGCATCTTATACAACTAGGGGTTCTTTAAGTTTGCGAAATTTATTTTCCACCCTACTTTTGTCCAGAACACATGTATTCATTTTGCTTTCTAGTTTATCCAAGATACAACGTTGCCCCCAGATTTTATTGCAGTATTTTGTTTTAGAGGAAagctaaatggaagggccagaaggcgaaggaggttgaggatactggcttcaagctttggtacacgggagcaactccgggtaggaatggtgtaggcatcttgattgataggagccttaaggatggagtcgtagaggttagaaggcaaggcgaccggattatcctaatccggttggtagttggagattcggttttgaatgtgatcagtgcatatgcccctcaggtaggccttagtgagagcaccaagatgcagttctgggaagatctagatagcatggttagtaccgtgcataccagcgagaaactcttcataggaggagatctcaacggtcatgtgggtgcgactaatgtagggttcgagcgagtgcacgggggttttgggtatggtagcaggagtcaagaggggggaggatgtgttgaacttcgcgttagcctacgacttgttgatagcgaataccgtgtttaagaagagggaatcccatcttgtgacgtttcgtagtggacaacactcgagccagatcgactttatccttactaggagggaggatagacgtgattgcttagattgtaaggtgatacctggggagtgtgttgtccctcaacacaagcttgtggtggcggactttcgtcttcggttacgtgtccaccgggacaaatgtaccaagattgcgagaacaaagtggtggaagcttagaggggaagcggcacaagcgtttaaggaaaggatgctaggtgaggggccttgggaagaaggagaagacgcagatgacatgtggctaaagatggcaacatgtgttcggaaggtggcctcagaggtgtttggcgtgagtaagggaggcaaacaggaggggaaagacacctggtggtggaacgacgaggtgcaaagggctattaaggagaagaaggagtgtttcaagcgtctccatcttgacaagagtgcaaccaacatcgagggctataaattagcgaagagggttgcaaagcgagctgtgagtgtagcaaaaggtaaggcgtatgatgacctgtatcagcggctaggcacgaaagaaggggaaaaggacatttataggatggctaggatccgcgagcggaagacaagggacatcaaccaaatcaaatgcattaaggatgggacagatcgactgctagtgaaggatgatgagatcatggatagatggagagagtacttcgacaagttgtttaatggggagagtgagagccctacccttgagttagatgactcttttgacgataccaatagacgttttgtgaggagaattcaggaggtagagatcggggaggatttgaagaggatgaagagaggtaaagcgttgggtcctgatggtattcccattgaggtgtggagatgcctaggggatagagcaatagtttggttaactaagctttttaatctcatttttcggtcaaacaagatgccggaagaatggaggagaagtatattagtacctatcttcaaaaacaagggcgatgttcaaagttgtactaactaccgtgggattaagctgatgagccatacgatgaagctttgggagagggtcatcgagcatcgcctaagaagagggacaagtgtgacccaaaaccaatttgggttcatgcctggaaggtcaaccatggaggcgattttcttaatacgacaattgatggagagatatagggagcagaagaaggacttgcacatggtcttcattgaccttgagaaggcatatgacaaagtaccgagaaatgtcatgtggtgggctttggagaagcacaaagtcccaaccaagtacattaccctcattaaggatatgtacaaagatgcgacgacgtttgtccggacatgtgatggcaacaccactgactttcctattaacataggcctacaccaggggtcagcattgagcccttatttatttgctttagtgatggatgagatcacaagggatatacaaggtgagatcccttggtgtatgctctttgctgatgatgtggtgctagttgacgagagtagggcaggggttaataggaagttagagctgtggagacgcacgttagagtcgaaagggttcagacttagtaggaccaagaccgagtacatgatgtgcgatttcagcgcgactaggcataggggggagacgttagtctagatgggcaagtggtggtccagaaggatacgtttcggtatttaggatcggtgttacaaaaggatggcgacattgatgaagatgttaggcatagaatttcagctggctggttgaaatggcggcaagcttctggcatcctttgtgacaagagggtgccacaaaagctaaaaggcaaattctataggacagcaattcgtccggcgatattatacggtgctgaatgttggcctacaaaaagacgacatgtgcagcaactgagtgtagcagagatgcggatgttgcggtggttttgcgggcacacatggagggatagagtccggaacgaagttattcgggataggatcggggtggcaccaattgaggagaaacttactcagcatcggctgagatggtttggacatgtccaacgaaggcctcctgaggcgccggtgcgtaatgggatccttgagctagtcgataatgtaaagaggggtagaggtagatctaaactgacgtgggatgagtcggttaagagagaccttaaggattggaacatctctaaagagatagctttggataggagcgcttggagactagctatcaatgtgcctgaaccttgaacttatttctttcgggtttcatctctagcctaccccaacttgcttgggaaaaaaggctatgttgttgttgttgttgtagtatTTTGTTTTAGAGGAAAGATTGTGCAATGAGATGTATTTCATTCTGTCATGTTCATACCATTTTGATGTGGCCAACCTCTATGGTTGAAAAATATTAGCGGAACGTTGACAGGTGAATGCAACATTCCTCatcaatttatatttttttagtggTGTTAGtttcttgtatgcttattggaTAAGGATAAGGATAACAGTTTGACACTAGTCATTGTTTTTAAAGTGTGGTCAGATGTCATGTGAGCCACCTCATATCCCTTATAATGTAGTGACATCTCTGGCATTTTTCATGCAGCTTGAGACATGACAGGCCTTTTACACTTTCTATGGCCAATGCGGGACCTAATACCAATGGTTCTCAATTCTTCATCACCACTGTGGCCACTCCATGGCTAGATAATAAGCACACGGTGTTTGGTAGAGTTGTGAAAGGGATGGATGTTGTCCAGGTATTGAACTTTTTGCAACTTCATTTTAGTGGCTGAATTATCTCTGTTCATttctattgtttttttttcgtcCTAACTTTATGTTTTGTGCTTGAAGCAAATTGAGAAGGTCAAGACTGACAAGAATGACAAACCATATCAAGATGTAAAGATCTTAAATGTTACAGTTCCCAAGACATAAGCTTCTGCTGACCAGCAGGTCAGTGTTTCTTGTCCCATTCATTCTATTCCTTCAATAATATTGAATATTTGGCTCTTGGGCTTATATTTATGAACAAGGCTTGTCTGTTTGCCCCTGAGCAACCACAATGTTTGCCATAAGGTAGTCCATAGCATTAATATATTCACTATAGGCTAGCTGAAACATTGTAGAAGTGGTCCATATAGCAGTCCATAGCAAAAGGTATCCATAGTGCTATGGACTACCCATAAGGAATAAACAAATATTACTCTATCTTCCATCTCCTTCTCTCTCACTTCAGATTCCATCATGACACATCCATATACATTGTGGCAACAACAATAGCTATAGATTACGGACACAAAAGCTGTCTATATGGACTGCTTGGTCCATATACATTGTGGTTGCTTAGTTCTGTCTTTGTTTTtgcatctttgtctgtttggcCCTGAGCCCGTGACACATCATTGTGCTTTTTAATTGGTTTGGTCTTTGCTTTTGCAT
The Panicum virgatum strain AP13 chromosome 6N, P.virgatum_v5, whole genome shotgun sequence genome window above contains:
- the LOC120678316 gene encoding uncharacterized protein LOC120678316, with protein sequence MRELSCFGDGSVSVAAASVSGRGALHRSLQAATTAVYRAVLSSGKEMLVRKKRGSRTLVTGAGTAVGVHWDTAEAKYPSASPEPERDYGLAVVADAELALLLGLRGAAAAHVTRCRFRDGGDEHEVAVHACRGGDGLLRVSIDGEKVAEVRRVGWGFRGNRAAVLADGEVVDVMWDVHDWWFGGRGGAGAGAGAQFMVKARAEKEGRLWMADDTAARGQSPGGFFLHVQCYRR
- the LOC120677743 gene encoding peptidyl-prolyl cis-trans isomerase CYP71-like, with amino-acid sequence MASESETTAVSTITSATVDDGGAHESKRELGNGAATTPGVGQEEDEEMIGPGPAPAKQRQKRPLQFEQAFLDALPSAAMYEKSYMHRDVVTHVAVSPADFFITGSADGHLKFWKKKPVGIEFAKHFRSHLSPIEGLAVSVDGLLCCTISSDRSVKIYDVVNYDMMFMMRLPFVPGAIEWVHREGDVKPKLAVSDRNTPFVHIYDTHSGSNDPIISKEIHAGPVKVMKYNHVHDVVISADARGLLDYWSPSTLNFPDQEVRFRLKTDTNLFEIVKCKTSVSAIEVSNDGSQFAVTSPDRRIRVFWFKSGKLRRVYDESLEVAQDLQRSDVPLYHLEAIDFGRRMAVEKEIEKTENVPQPNAVFDESCNFLIYATLLGIKIVNLHTNKVSRILGKVENNERFLRIALYQGDKGNKKVRKIPSVAANVNDSKEPLSDPTLLCCAFKKHRIYLFSRREPEEPEDATKGRDVFNEKPPPEELLAVSDLGKTATTSLPDNLVLHTSMGDIHLRLYPEECPKTVENFTTHCRNGYYDNLIFHRVIKGFMIQTGDPLGDGTGGQSIWGSEFEDEFHKSLRHDRPFTLSMANAGPNTNGSQFFITTVATPWLDNKHTVFGRVVKGMDVVQQIEKVKTDKNDKPYQDVKILNVTVPKT
- the LOC120679174 gene encoding putative low molecular weight protein-tyrosine-phosphatase slr0328; this translates as MAGAVAPTLAAAAASSSTAAASSLAPNPTTRRDPLTSIAARAPFVPLTATRRLGHGYRGAPLVVASPHQARNPRLRFAAAAAAEGMAAEASTAGAASAAEAKPFAVLFVCLGNICRSPAAEAVFRNLVSKRGLDSKFQIDSAGTIGYHEGNKADSRMRAASKKRGIDVTSISRPIKPSDFRDFDLILAMDRQNYEDILNAFERWRHKEPLPDGAPNKVKLMCSYCKRHTESEVPDPYYGGPQGFEKVLDLLEDACESLLDSIVADNAKHFCMTLDMYICRQ